The Terriglobus tenax genome contains a region encoding:
- a CDS encoding aldose 1-epimerase family protein produces MGSETRTFLEERTGRLSQLGGVTAFEYADGKAKGVSALRVRTAVGLEFWVMPGRGMDIGEAYYYGKSLSWQSATGITHPAYHSDKGLDWLRGFYGGLLCFCGLSHAGAPSEDDGKQLGLHGFVSNTPAEQVSWSEDWVGDDCIFTITGKVREASVFGPNLLLTRKITASLKTSRIAVEDTVENQGYGESPLMALYHLNFGYPLLTGKSQIFASPASTVAATPHAQATFDEWNVFNEPVRGMGERVYFHTMKPGTDGWVNTLLVSDREKKDWAVSVKYDPTTLPDFIEWKLTGVHDFVLGFEPANCRSLGRKKERERGTLKIMQPGEKVVFRIQFDIHDGVDAVQKAIAATEV; encoded by the coding sequence ATGGGTTCTGAGACACGCACATTTCTGGAAGAACGTACTGGCCGGTTGTCACAGCTGGGTGGTGTCACGGCGTTTGAGTATGCCGACGGTAAGGCGAAGGGTGTTTCTGCGCTGCGTGTGCGCACGGCCGTTGGGCTTGAGTTCTGGGTGATGCCCGGCCGGGGCATGGACATTGGCGAGGCCTATTACTACGGCAAGTCGCTGAGCTGGCAGTCGGCCACAGGCATTACGCATCCGGCGTACCACTCGGACAAGGGGCTGGACTGGCTGCGCGGGTTCTATGGCGGCCTGCTGTGCTTCTGTGGGTTATCGCATGCGGGCGCTCCGAGCGAGGACGACGGCAAGCAGCTTGGGCTGCATGGATTTGTTTCGAATACACCGGCGGAGCAGGTGAGCTGGAGCGAGGACTGGGTGGGCGATGATTGCATCTTCACGATTACCGGGAAGGTGCGCGAGGCCTCAGTCTTTGGACCGAACCTATTGCTGACGCGCAAGATCACGGCATCCTTGAAGACGAGCAGGATTGCGGTTGAGGATACGGTCGAGAATCAGGGCTACGGCGAGTCACCGCTGATGGCGCTGTATCACCTGAACTTTGGATATCCGCTGCTGACAGGGAAGAGCCAGATCTTTGCCAGTCCTGCGTCGACGGTTGCCGCCACGCCGCATGCGCAGGCGACTTTTGACGAGTGGAATGTCTTCAACGAGCCGGTGCGCGGCATGGGTGAGAGGGTGTACTTCCACACCATGAAGCCCGGAACGGATGGATGGGTGAATACGCTGCTTGTCAGTGATCGCGAGAAAAAGGATTGGGCTGTAAGCGTGAAGTATGACCCAACCACGCTGCCGGACTTTATCGAGTGGAAGCTGACCGGGGTGCATGATTTCGTGCTGGGCTTTGAGCCGGCGAACTGCCGCAGCCTTGGCCGCAAGAAGGAACGCGAGCGCGGCACGCTGAAGATCATGCAGCCGGGAGAGAAGGTGGTCTTCCGGATTCAGTTCGATATCCACGATGGCGTGGATGCCGTACAGAAGGCGATTGCGGCGACTGAAGTTTAG
- a CDS encoding ComEA family DNA-binding protein, which produces MSELRNKWEQLTGKLNPVYLKFTGAIVVAASCLVAAAVIAEPKPANPPAAVLAAYQSDEHPEFPAGEGRDVTLRVCSRCHSPNNILSRPQSREGWEATLAKMVDMGATASDEDFAKILDYVSKNFPAPGAGGATAHVNVNKAAAADLVKGLGLTEKEAAALVDYRTKNGDFKALSDLKKVPDVDGSKIDDKKDIIEF; this is translated from the coding sequence ATGAGCGAACTGCGTAACAAGTGGGAGCAGCTGACTGGAAAGCTGAATCCGGTATACCTGAAGTTCACCGGCGCGATTGTGGTTGCCGCGTCGTGCCTTGTGGCTGCTGCTGTTATCGCCGAGCCAAAGCCGGCCAATCCGCCGGCGGCCGTGCTGGCTGCATACCAGTCGGACGAACACCCCGAATTTCCCGCCGGTGAGGGCCGCGACGTTACGCTGCGGGTGTGCAGCCGCTGCCATTCGCCGAACAATATCCTGAGCCGTCCGCAGAGCCGCGAGGGATGGGAAGCCACGCTCGCGAAGATGGTCGACATGGGAGCAACGGCCAGCGATGAGGATTTCGCGAAGATTCTGGATTACGTCTCGAAGAACTTCCCCGCTCCTGGAGCTGGCGGTGCGACGGCGCATGTGAATGTGAACAAGGCTGCCGCGGCGGACCTGGTGAAGGGACTTGGCCTGACGGAGAAGGAAGCTGCTGCCCTTGTGGACTACCGCACCAAGAACGGCGACTTCAAGGCGCTGAGCGACCTGAAGAAGGTTCCGGATGTGGATGGCTCGAAGATTGACGACAAGAAGGACATCATCGAGTTCTAA
- a CDS encoding ABC transporter permease, producing the protein MKQHAREIAVAITILLLLAVLAATTRGFFTADNLTDLFLANVPVLIIALGMTLIILTGQIDISIGSVFAVCSIVAGVAARDGLPVLLAMLLACAAGTLLGSFNGLLVAWMRMPSIVVTLASMVAIRDGLRWQTQGAWVGGLPASFLRFGLSQTAYTATTLVIAVLLVALFAIGLRYFRGGRQIFATGSNETAARILGINTDLVLFSVFAITGLLTGFAASLNAVRFNQIPSNSGIGMEMKVIAAVAVGGATITGGSGTIAGTVLGVVLLGLIGPALTFLGISAYWERAIQGLIILAAVSANVLSHYRRKSVSHA; encoded by the coding sequence ATGAAGCAGCACGCACGCGAGATCGCTGTCGCCATCACCATCCTTCTGCTGCTGGCCGTACTGGCTGCAACCACGCGCGGCTTCTTCACCGCCGACAATCTCACCGACCTCTTTCTGGCCAACGTACCCGTGCTCATCATCGCCCTGGGGATGACGCTCATCATCCTCACCGGACAGATTGATATCTCCATCGGCTCGGTCTTCGCCGTCTGCAGCATCGTCGCCGGCGTGGCCGCGCGCGATGGCCTTCCGGTCCTGCTCGCCATGCTGCTGGCCTGTGCCGCCGGTACGCTGCTCGGGTCCTTCAACGGACTCCTGGTCGCATGGATGCGCATGCCCTCCATCGTGGTCACGCTGGCCTCCATGGTCGCCATTCGCGACGGCCTGCGCTGGCAGACGCAGGGTGCATGGGTCGGCGGCCTCCCCGCCAGTTTCCTGCGCTTCGGACTTTCGCAGACCGCTTACACAGCCACCACGCTCGTCATCGCTGTCCTTCTGGTCGCGCTCTTCGCCATCGGCCTGCGTTATTTTCGCGGAGGCCGCCAGATCTTCGCCACCGGCTCCAACGAAACCGCTGCCCGCATCCTCGGCATCAATACCGACCTCGTTCTCTTTTCGGTCTTCGCCATCACCGGCCTGCTCACCGGCTTTGCCGCCTCGCTCAACGCCGTACGCTTCAACCAGATTCCCAGCAACTCCGGCATCGGCATGGAGATGAAGGTCATCGCCGCCGTCGCCGTCGGAGGAGCCACCATCACCGGCGGCTCCGGCACCATCGCAGGCACCGTGCTCGGTGTCGTTCTACTCGGCCTCATCGGCCCGGCGCTCACCTTCCTCGGCATCAGCGCCTACTGGGAGCGCGCCATCCAGGGGCTCATCATTCTCGCCGCCGTCTCCGCCAACGTGCTCAGCCACTATCGCCGAAAGTCGGTGAGCCATGCCTAA
- a CDS encoding substrate-binding domain-containing protein, which translates to MPKRLRISAAEVALLIALVLECVYFGIAAPSFATWGNFFEVVRFSVELGLLVIALTPILITGGIDLSVGSTIGMTAVLFGSLWHDGHLPIALCFLLALVIGLLAGGLNALLIAGLRLPPLIVTLGTFSLYRGIAEGITHGAVSFTGYPAAFLHLGQGYFWKLIPVQLPILLIILAAYVVLLHKSVIGRSIYAIGFNADGARYAGIPVRKRLALLYVLSGVIASLAALIYVAHLGLAKSDLGTGYELQAITAVVVGGVSVFGGRGTLLGSMLGLFFLSVLQNGMHLMALPSEMTGVLIGFLLLAIVAVDRLRATGKLKLEPGETPLWKRPGIVSALLVACVVIGSLMTHAASHRSSAAAGSHKLTIAVMPKAKGDPYFISARAGAEEAAKELGIDLIWDGPTSLDASQQNELVENWITRGVDAIVVAVENKGSISTVLRKARAHGIAVLTWDADAELNARDYFLNQATPVGIANALTDEGARLMPQGGQFAIVTGALSAENQNEWIADIKKRVASDHPNLQLATIQPSDDDRDKAFNQTQVILKAYPQVKLIIAISAPAVPGAAEAVSQAGRKDVKVIGLSLPSICRTYLHDGSVQTIFLWNTQDLGYLTVYAGVLTAEKKIAANATDVHVGRLGKLDINGSEIILGKPLLIDKNNVDSLHF; encoded by the coding sequence ATGCCTAAGCGGCTTCGCATCTCCGCGGCAGAGGTCGCCCTGCTCATCGCTCTTGTCTTGGAGTGCGTCTACTTCGGCATCGCCGCGCCCAGCTTCGCCACCTGGGGCAACTTTTTTGAGGTCGTCCGCTTCTCTGTCGAGCTCGGCCTTCTGGTCATCGCGCTCACACCGATCCTCATCACCGGTGGCATCGACCTCTCCGTCGGATCCACCATCGGCATGACCGCCGTGCTCTTCGGCTCGCTCTGGCACGATGGCCACCTGCCCATCGCGCTCTGCTTCCTCCTGGCTCTCGTCATCGGCCTGCTTGCCGGAGGCTTGAACGCCCTGCTCATCGCCGGCCTGCGCCTGCCGCCGCTGATCGTGACGCTTGGCACCTTCTCGCTCTACCGAGGCATCGCCGAAGGCATCACCCACGGAGCCGTCAGCTTCACCGGCTACCCCGCAGCCTTTCTGCACCTGGGGCAGGGATACTTCTGGAAGCTCATCCCCGTGCAGCTTCCCATCCTGCTCATCATTCTCGCTGCCTATGTCGTTCTTCTGCACAAGTCCGTCATCGGCCGCAGCATCTACGCCATCGGCTTTAACGCCGACGGCGCACGTTACGCCGGCATCCCGGTCCGCAAGCGGCTGGCGCTGCTCTATGTCCTCTCCGGAGTAATTGCGTCTCTCGCGGCGCTCATCTACGTCGCACATCTTGGCCTTGCAAAGTCTGACCTCGGCACCGGCTACGAACTGCAGGCCATCACCGCCGTCGTCGTCGGTGGCGTCTCCGTCTTCGGAGGCCGTGGCACCCTGCTCGGCTCCATGCTTGGCCTCTTCTTCCTCTCCGTGCTGCAGAACGGAATGCACCTGATGGCTCTACCTTCGGAGATGACCGGCGTCCTCATCGGCTTCCTTCTGCTGGCTATCGTTGCGGTCGATCGCCTGCGCGCCACCGGCAAGCTGAAGCTCGAACCCGGCGAAACCCCGCTCTGGAAGCGTCCCGGCATCGTTTCTGCCTTACTGGTCGCATGCGTCGTCATCGGTTCGCTGATGACGCATGCGGCCTCGCATCGCAGCAGCGCCGCCGCCGGCAGCCATAAGCTCACCATCGCGGTCATGCCCAAGGCAAAGGGCGATCCCTACTTCATCAGCGCCCGTGCCGGTGCCGAAGAGGCTGCAAAAGAACTCGGCATCGACCTCATCTGGGACGGCCCCACCAGCCTCGACGCCTCGCAGCAGAACGAGCTGGTCGAGAACTGGATCACCCGTGGTGTGGACGCGATCGTCGTCGCCGTCGAGAACAAGGGCAGCATCTCCACCGTTCTGCGTAAGGCCCGCGCGCATGGCATCGCCGTACTCACCTGGGACGCCGACGCCGAGCTCAATGCACGCGACTACTTCCTCAACCAGGCCACACCTGTCGGCATCGCCAACGCCCTAACGGACGAAGGCGCGCGCCTGATGCCGCAGGGCGGACAGTTCGCCATCGTTACCGGAGCGCTCAGCGCCGAAAACCAGAACGAGTGGATCGCCGACATCAAAAAACGCGTCGCCTCCGACCATCCCAACCTTCAACTGGCCACCATTCAGCCCAGCGACGACGATCGCGACAAGGCCTTCAACCAGACCCAGGTCATCCTGAAGGCCTACCCGCAGGTGAAGCTCATCATCGCCATCTCCGCACCCGCCGTCCCCGGAGCAGCCGAAGCCGTTTCGCAGGCCGGTCGCAAGGACGTGAAGGTCATCGGCCTGTCACTGCCTTCCATCTGCCGCACCTACCTGCACGATGGTTCTGTGCAGACCATCTTCCTGTGGAACACGCAGGACCTTGGCTACCTGACCGTCTACGCAGGCGTGCTGACCGCAGAGAAAAAAATCGCGGCCAACGCGACAGACGTCCACGTTGGCCGCTTAGGCAAGCTCGATATCAATGGTTCCGAAATCATCCTCGGCAAGCCGCTGCTCATCGACAAAAACAATGTCGACAGCCTGCACTTCTAA
- a CDS encoding sugar ABC transporter ATP-binding protein, with amino-acid sequence MQNVAPNSTLPLAIRANALTKSYAGVRALRSGSLELRAGEVHALIGENGAGKSTLTKIITGAIQPDSGELEIFGQRITANDPNLSRSLGVAVIYQQPSIFPHLTVAENICMPLEREKNGLTVDWRNRKQRAKDLMQSIGATIDPGRLAGTLSMAEQQVVEIAKAVGSKARVILMDEPTALLSERETEKLFALVKRLRDEGVAIVYISHRLEEILALSDRITVLRDGETIACRNASDVSRAELIELMVGRSIASVFPKRAVTPGDLAIEVNGLSNPEVGLHDISFSVRKGEIFGLAGLVGSGRTELARTLFGITPVSTSITLHGRQVTIHSPAEAIANGLGYLPEDRRQHGVILDMSIADNITLASLKDVAKHGLLNATQEKATAEGYRTSLRIKAPTTETTTGALSGGNQQKVALARWLAIHPSVMILDEPTQGVDVGSKSEIHELIVEFAERGMAVILISSELPEVLGMSDRVGVFYQGTIVATLSQEEATQQKVMSLAFGHEVSA; translated from the coding sequence ATGCAAAACGTCGCGCCGAACAGCACTCTACCGCTCGCCATTCGGGCGAACGCACTGACCAAGTCCTATGCCGGCGTCCGGGCCCTGCGCTCTGGTTCGCTGGAGCTTCGCGCCGGCGAAGTCCACGCCCTCATCGGCGAAAACGGCGCTGGCAAATCCACGCTCACCAAGATCATCACCGGCGCCATCCAGCCGGACTCCGGCGAGTTGGAGATCTTCGGCCAGCGCATCACGGCCAACGATCCCAACCTCTCCCGCTCGCTCGGCGTCGCCGTCATCTACCAGCAGCCCTCCATCTTCCCGCATCTCACGGTGGCAGAAAACATCTGCATGCCGCTGGAGCGTGAAAAAAACGGCCTGACCGTGGACTGGCGCAATCGCAAGCAGCGCGCCAAAGACCTGATGCAGTCCATCGGAGCCACCATCGACCCGGGCCGCCTGGCCGGAACCCTCAGCATGGCCGAACAGCAGGTCGTCGAGATCGCCAAGGCTGTCGGCTCCAAAGCACGCGTCATCCTGATGGACGAGCCCACCGCCCTGCTCTCCGAGCGAGAGACCGAAAAGCTCTTCGCCCTGGTCAAGCGCCTGCGCGACGAAGGTGTCGCCATCGTCTACATCTCGCACCGGTTGGAGGAGATCCTCGCTCTCTCCGACCGCATCACCGTCTTACGCGACGGCGAGACCATCGCTTGCCGCAACGCCAGCGACGTCAGCCGCGCCGAGCTGATTGAACTGATGGTCGGCCGCTCCATCGCATCCGTCTTCCCGAAGCGCGCAGTCACTCCCGGCGACCTCGCCATCGAAGTGAACGGCCTCAGCAATCCCGAGGTAGGCCTCCACGACATCTCCTTCAGCGTGCGCAAGGGAGAAATCTTCGGCCTCGCGGGCCTCGTCGGCTCCGGTCGTACTGAGTTGGCACGCACCCTCTTCGGGATCACTCCCGTCTCCACTTCCATTACCTTGCATGGGCGCCAGGTCACCATCCATAGCCCCGCGGAGGCCATCGCCAACGGCCTTGGCTACTTGCCGGAAGACCGCCGCCAGCACGGCGTCATCCTCGATATGAGCATCGCCGATAACATCACACTGGCCAGCCTGAAAGACGTCGCCAAACATGGCCTGCTGAATGCCACGCAGGAAAAAGCCACCGCCGAGGGCTACCGCACCAGCCTGCGCATCAAGGCTCCAACCACGGAAACAACCACCGGAGCGCTCTCCGGCGGCAACCAGCAGAAGGTTGCACTCGCACGATGGCTGGCCATCCACCCCAGCGTCATGATCCTGGATGAGCCGACACAGGGCGTCGACGTCGGCTCCAAGTCCGAAATCCATGAACTCATTGTCGAGTTCGCCGAGCGCGGCATGGCCGTCATTCTCATCTCCTCCGAACTCCCCGAGGTCCTCGGCATGAGCGACCGCGTAGGCGTCTTCTATCAGGGCACCATCGTCGCCACGCTCAGCCAGGAAGAAGCCACGCAGCAGAAGGTCATGTCCCTCGCCTTTGGACACGAGGTATCCGCATGA
- a CDS encoding Gfo/Idh/MocA family protein → MDRRNFLKSAGAVGGLMIVKPSVAFSYAANSSVNYGLLGCGKRGTSVATSFAKNTQARIVALGDIFPDQLAKGKQHFDQVNASLGLSAIDSKMTFHGWESYKAMAANPKIDAVQISTPPFFHVEHMDVLTAGGKHVYCEKPVGVDIPQTRRALEIAKRVGNKVSISVGFQIRSAPPFIEIVKRIHEGQIGRIASLSGHYNAPTATYPDRGNMPKDELRLRNWLWDKTLSGDILLEQNIHVIDVCNWVMNTHPVKAVARASRKVLTNAGNINDNYEVIFTYPNGAEFVFSSTQFNAAGYFDVKETIFGTDGLAEMPYKGTLGIQGLKPWTWSGSEQSSDTKFAADGAFSDNLAEADKMKDRSFIESITSNTFQNQIAAGVESARSCMLARKAAETGRSVSWEEIEADTEAYQLGFDIKKFV, encoded by the coding sequence ATGGATCGCAGAAATTTTCTCAAGAGCGCCGGAGCCGTTGGCGGACTGATGATCGTCAAGCCGAGCGTTGCCTTCAGCTACGCTGCCAATTCGAGCGTGAACTACGGCTTGCTTGGTTGCGGCAAACGCGGCACCTCGGTTGCCACTTCGTTTGCGAAGAATACACAGGCACGCATCGTGGCGCTGGGCGACATCTTCCCGGACCAGCTTGCCAAAGGGAAGCAGCACTTTGACCAGGTCAATGCTTCGCTCGGCCTCTCTGCCATTGACTCCAAGATGACCTTCCATGGATGGGAGTCCTACAAGGCGATGGCGGCCAACCCGAAGATTGACGCGGTCCAGATCTCCACGCCGCCCTTCTTTCATGTGGAGCACATGGATGTGCTGACGGCTGGCGGCAAGCATGTGTACTGCGAGAAGCCGGTCGGTGTGGATATTCCGCAGACACGCCGGGCTCTGGAGATAGCAAAACGCGTAGGGAACAAGGTCAGCATCTCGGTTGGATTCCAGATTCGTTCGGCGCCGCCGTTTATCGAGATCGTCAAACGCATCCACGAAGGACAGATCGGCAGGATCGCATCGCTCAGCGGACACTACAACGCTCCCACAGCAACCTATCCTGACCGTGGCAACATGCCCAAGGATGAGTTGCGCCTGCGCAACTGGCTCTGGGACAAGACGTTGTCCGGAGACATTCTGCTGGAGCAGAACATCCACGTCATTGACGTGTGCAACTGGGTGATGAACACCCATCCGGTGAAGGCGGTTGCGCGCGCCAGCCGTAAAGTGCTGACGAACGCGGGCAATATCAATGACAACTACGAGGTGATCTTTACCTATCCCAACGGTGCGGAGTTTGTCTTCAGCTCCACGCAGTTCAATGCCGCCGGCTACTTTGATGTGAAGGAGACCATCTTCGGGACCGATGGCCTGGCCGAGATGCCGTACAAGGGAACGCTCGGCATCCAGGGACTGAAGCCATGGACGTGGTCTGGCAGTGAACAGAGCAGCGATACCAAATTCGCCGCTGACGGTGCCTTCAGCGATAACCTTGCCGAAGCAGACAAGATGAAAGACCGCAGCTTTATTGAAAGCATTACCAGCAATACCTTCCAGAACCAGATTGCGGCCGGCGTGGAGAGTGCGCGCAGCTGCATGCTGGCGCGAAAGGCTGCTGAGACAGGGCGGTCCGTGAGCTGGGAAGAGATTGAGGCCGATACCGAGGCGTATCAGCTGGGCTTCGATATCAAAAAGTTTGTCTAG
- a CDS encoding sugar phosphate isomerase/epimerase family protein: MSSPLEKREAASMERRAFLKQATLATAGAAMATAPASLMAQSSYKQPQHAPMELGLLIKPSPDPEAKIRLVHELGFETCFLSLDGYLDHFTPALTKQFAGLLEKYQVIATTAEVVNPQPLKWNFLEGPSTIGLVPRAYRQARLDALKQCSDFAKSLGIGRVQTHCGFISEDPKDPLYPETVAAITEITRHCAANGQSFLMETGQETPTTMLRMIKDVNNPALGVGLDTANLILYGKANPVDALKVLGPHVRAMHAKDGKWPTNPDKLGEEVVIGRGEVDFPRVLQMLHELGYQGAVSIERETSGPQQIQDVKEEKLYLENILNKIRNA, encoded by the coding sequence ATGTCATCCCCGCTGGAAAAACGAGAGGCTGCTTCCATGGAGCGTCGAGCTTTTCTGAAACAAGCAACCCTGGCTACGGCAGGCGCGGCGATGGCCACGGCACCCGCTTCGCTGATGGCGCAGTCCAGCTACAAGCAGCCACAACATGCTCCGATGGAGCTGGGGCTGCTGATCAAGCCATCGCCTGATCCGGAGGCGAAGATCCGTCTGGTGCACGAGCTTGGGTTCGAGACCTGCTTCCTTTCGCTGGACGGCTATCTTGACCACTTCACTCCTGCGCTGACGAAGCAGTTCGCCGGCTTGCTGGAGAAGTACCAGGTCATTGCCACGACGGCGGAGGTAGTCAATCCACAGCCGTTGAAGTGGAACTTCCTGGAAGGGCCCTCCACCATTGGCCTGGTTCCGCGGGCGTATCGTCAGGCACGGCTGGATGCGCTGAAGCAATGCTCGGACTTTGCGAAGTCTCTGGGCATTGGCCGTGTACAGACACACTGCGGCTTTATTTCGGAAGACCCGAAGGACCCGCTCTATCCGGAAACAGTCGCAGCGATCACTGAGATTACCAGGCACTGCGCGGCCAACGGGCAGAGTTTCCTGATGGAGACGGGGCAGGAGACGCCAACGACCATGCTGCGCATGATCAAGGACGTGAATAACCCCGCGCTTGGCGTCGGTCTGGACACGGCGAACCTCATCCTTTACGGCAAGGCCAACCCGGTGGATGCGCTGAAGGTGCTGGGACCGCATGTCCGCGCCATGCACGCAAAGGACGGCAAGTGGCCCACCAATCCGGACAAGCTGGGGGAAGAGGTGGTGATCGGGAGGGGTGAGGTCGATTTTCCCAGGGTGCTGCAGATGCTGCATGAACTCGGCTACCAGGGCGCGGTCAGCATTGAGCGCGAGACCTCTGGCCCGCAGCAGATTCAGGACGTAAAAGAAGAAAAGCTTTATCTCGAAAACATTCTGAACAAGATCAGGAACGCGTAG
- a CDS encoding LacI family DNA-binding transcriptional regulator has translation MAPNQKELAKLAGVSAGTVSNVISGSAKVSERSRQKVLEAIRILNYRPNLIARSLKTNRTYTLGIVIPDITIPFFPKIVRGAEAAARERGYFLIVLDSEGSPEREEDMLALLRAQRVEGILLVTAQASEAGDTENPQDIAGSPIVCVDRVPVNLDVDSVCVDDAGASEMATAHLIENGHRRIAIITGPLSLQNEHERLRGYKRALSRAGIPLDESLIWNAAFGQELVAGLCQRGFRQSPERPTALLATNGVTGMAALRSLYTMGLRTPRDFAFVTFDQVNAEALFKPGISTVVQPTYDMGHRAVEVLLRRIEAGEQSPPPITRVQLPAELVVRESSATRLKDAPARSETKKRAKE, from the coding sequence ATGGCACCGAATCAAAAAGAACTGGCGAAACTCGCCGGCGTCTCCGCCGGAACGGTTTCCAACGTCATCAGCGGATCGGCAAAGGTCAGCGAGCGCTCCCGGCAGAAGGTGTTGGAGGCGATCCGTATCCTGAATTACCGCCCCAACCTGATTGCCCGCAGCCTGAAGACCAACCGCACCTATACGCTGGGCATCGTCATTCCGGACATCACGATTCCCTTCTTCCCCAAGATCGTACGCGGCGCCGAAGCCGCCGCACGCGAGCGAGGCTACTTCCTCATCGTTCTGGACTCCGAGGGTAGCCCGGAGCGCGAAGAGGACATGCTGGCCCTGCTCCGAGCGCAACGTGTTGAAGGCATCCTGTTGGTCACCGCGCAGGCAAGCGAAGCCGGCGATACCGAAAACCCGCAGGACATCGCTGGCTCTCCCATCGTCTGCGTCGACCGCGTTCCCGTAAATCTTGACGTCGATTCGGTATGCGTGGACGATGCCGGAGCCTCCGAAATGGCGACGGCCCATCTCATTGAAAATGGCCACCGGCGCATCGCCATCATCACCGGCCCCCTGTCGCTGCAAAACGAACACGAACGCCTGCGCGGCTACAAACGCGCCCTGTCGCGCGCTGGAATCCCGCTGGACGAATCCCTGATCTGGAACGCGGCCTTCGGACAGGAACTGGTAGCTGGACTGTGCCAGCGCGGCTTCCGTCAGTCGCCGGAGAGACCTACCGCCCTGCTGGCCACCAACGGCGTCACTGGCATGGCTGCCCTGCGCAGCCTGTACACCATGGGACTGCGCACCCCGCGCGACTTTGCCTTTGTCACCTTTGACCAGGTCAACGCCGAGGCTCTGTTCAAACCCGGCATCTCCACGGTCGTACAGCCCACCTATGACATGGGTCACCGCGCGGTCGAGGTACTTCTGCGCCGCATTGAAGCTGGCGAGCAGTCTCCTCCGCCCATCACGCGCGTGCAGTTGCCCGCCGAACTCGTCGTACGCGAATCCTCCGCCACCCGTCTGAAAGATGCGCCCGCAAGAAGCGAGACAAAGAAGCGTGCGAAGGAATAA
- a CDS encoding vWA domain-containing protein → MKTTRYKKYEGDLASELGLEELMEALGDFLLDSGFQDPYGDFSEMNMDQSLDDLREAIRQVLENGDFLDEDTQQQYDDMSAEQQEQMLDKLIERMQNENMIRTDAETSDSTQPSTAPGEVGRNESEVRFEVTDKSMDFLGYKALRNLLGSMGRANFGRHDTIHEASGIEASGSSKPYEFGDTLNLDVTATLKSAIEREGLTMPLNIEYSDLHVHQSEFQASCATVVMLDCSHSMILYGEDRFTPAKRVAMALAHLTRTQFPGDSLHLVLFHDSAEEIPISQLGRVKVGPWYTNTREGFKVARRILSRSNKQMKQIVMITDGKPSALTLPDGRIYKNAFGLDPLVVSETLEEVGRCKRSGIQINTFMLTNDFSLVQFVQKVTAMCRGKAYFTTPQTLGNYLLMDFMQRRMKSVH, encoded by the coding sequence ATGAAGACGACGCGCTACAAGAAATACGAGGGCGACCTGGCCAGCGAGCTTGGTCTTGAGGAGTTGATGGAGGCGCTCGGCGACTTCCTGCTCGACTCCGGCTTCCAGGACCCCTACGGCGACTTCAGCGAGATGAACATGGACCAGTCGCTCGACGACCTGCGTGAGGCCATCCGCCAGGTGCTGGAGAACGGCGACTTCCTGGACGAAGATACCCAGCAGCAGTACGACGACATGAGCGCCGAGCAGCAGGAGCAGATGCTCGACAAGCTGATCGAGCGCATGCAGAACGAGAACATGATCCGCACCGACGCGGAAACCTCAGACAGCACGCAGCCATCCACTGCTCCGGGCGAGGTAGGACGCAATGAGTCCGAGGTACGCTTCGAAGTCACTGACAAGTCGATGGACTTCCTCGGTTACAAGGCGCTGCGCAACCTGCTCGGCTCCATGGGCCGCGCCAACTTTGGCCGTCATGACACCATCCACGAGGCCAGCGGCATCGAAGCCAGCGGATCCTCCAAGCCCTACGAATTCGGGGACACGCTGAACCTGGACGTAACCGCCACGCTCAAGTCCGCCATCGAACGCGAAGGCCTGACCATGCCGCTGAATATTGAGTACAGCGACCTGCACGTCCATCAGTCAGAGTTCCAGGCATCCTGCGCTACAGTCGTCATGCTGGACTGCTCGCACTCCATGATCCTGTACGGCGAAGACCGCTTCACCCCGGCCAAGCGCGTGGCCATGGCGCTGGCGCACCTGACACGCACGCAGTTCCCAGGCGACTCACTGCACCTCGTGCTCTTCCACGACTCCGCCGAGGAGATTCCCATCTCGCAACTTGGCCGCGTCAAGGTTGGTCCCTGGTACACCAATACGCGCGAGGGCTTCAAGGTCGCACGGCGTATCCTCTCTCGCTCGAACAAGCAGATGAAGCAGATCGTCATGATCACCGACGGGAAACCCTCGGCGCTCACGCTGCCCGATGGCCGCATCTACAAAAACGCCTTCGGCCTTGATCCGCTTGTCGTCTCCGAAACACTGGAAGAGGTCGGACGGTGCAAGCGTTCCGGCATCCAGATCAACACCTTCATGCTGACCAATGACTTCTCCCTCGTCCAGTTCGTACAGAAGGTCACGGCCATGTGCCGCGGCAAGGCCTACTTCACCACGCCGCAGACTCTGGGGAATTACCTGCTGATGGACTTCATGCAGCGCCGCATGAAGTCCGTCCACTAG